DNA sequence from the Moorena sp. SIOASIH genome:
ACAGGAGTCTAGCAATAAAAGAGAGGCAATAAAAGTCATAGATGATTTAATTGAAGATCTTACAAATAAGCTTCCTAGCGAAGCTACATTTTTAGATAAGTTCAGGAAGCTAAAATTTACAAATTCATTTACAACACATAAGAAGTTAATTCAGTATATCTTCATTAAGATGGAGCTACATGCTAGAAAAAACAATGAGTTTTATCCTGAAGATCTTACTCTTGAACATATTCTTCCTCAATCTTCTGGTGATAAAACTAAAATTGGAATGATAGGGAATATTATTCCAATAGGTGAGAGCTTAAATGGAGATGCTGGTATAAGACCACTATCTCAAAAAATGGCTACCTATAAAAAATCTGATTATCGAATTGTTCAGGAATTTGTTGAAAAGAATGGAGACAAAAGTAGTTGGGAAGTTAAAGATATAGAGTCTAGAACTGAACAACTAGCTAGGGAAGCTTTTCAAAATGTATGGGCACTAAACCAAATAAATGTTTGAGATGAAGGGAGTTTATATTAATGGAAGTTATTTGAGATAATTTTGCTCTGGTGACAGCTACCTACTAGCAAAGTTAAGTATAACTATTATTAAAACAGCAGAAACATTCGATATCATGTCCGGTTGAATACTTACAATTTGGCACAAGGAAAGCAGAAGGAAGGCATAAGCTAGAAGTCAGAAGGCAGAAGGAAAGGAGTAAGGTTTAATCGGAGAAGGTTTCTTATCACTAATTATCCGAACATGATCTCACAGCCCATTGCTCCCAATCCCGAAGAATAATCCAGTCTTTGGTAAATTAAAAACGTTGACCATCAACCATTGGCTGCTTCCTGTGCTGCTACCAGAAGATCTGACAAGGCTTGAACTGCCTCGTGATCTGCCTGAGGAGACCAGATCACAGCTTCAGTTGATGCCAACTGATTCAGAAGTACGTTTTCAGAATCAGTATCTTCAACAGATTCTAGGCTACATCCTTCTTCTTTAGCAACTGCAAGGAGGAGAAAGTGAATAAGTCGAAGTTTATCTTATTGCCTTTCACGATTTTACGATAAGTGCTACAATCAAACTATGCTAATAACTTACTGCTACAGAATCAAGCCAAGCCCCGAACAGATAGCTATCATGGAAAGGTGGCTTGAACTGTTGCGCCGTCACTGGAATTATGCTTTAGGACAACGCCTTGATTGGCTCAATCGGACTCGTTCACCGATTGATAGATGTAGCTTGATTAGTGAGGCGATTGGTGAAATTCCAGAAGCGGTCAACTATTACACCCAACAGGCAGCTCTTAAGGAAACTAAGCGGCTATTTCCTGAGTACAAACAAATCTACGCAGAAACTCAGCAGGTTAACCTACAACGGCTTAACAAAGCATGGGATAGATGGCGAAAACCAGATGCCACTGGTTTTCGGGGCGGTAGACCTCGTTTTAAAAAACCTGGATATCTCAGATCATTTGTGTTTCCCAGGGTCAACAATTCTAGAGCAGGGGCACACCTGATTAATGGTGTTTTAAAACTAAGTCGAATTGGGTCAATGCCTGTGGTAATGCACCGACAATTACCTGATGGGTTTGCTCTTAAGCAATGTACCATCATCAAAAAGGCTGATGGTTGGTATTGTTGTATCTCAATGAAAGATGATACCGTACCTGAGCTGTTACCTGTGGATTCGGTTAAATCTGCTGTCGGTATCGACGTTGGTTTAGAAAAATTTTTAACCACATCTGACGGCGAAGCTGTCCCTATTCCACAGTTCTATAGGAATGCTCAAAACAGACTGGCTCAAGCTCAACAAGTAATGTCGCGTCGTGTTAAGGGTTCTAAGAACTGGGAAAAAGCTAAGAATAAAGTGGCTTTATTGAACCTTCATTTAGCCCGTTGCCGAAAGGAGTTTCACTATCAGGTTGCTCACTGGCTGTGTAGTAAATATGACCTGATTGCCCATGAGGATTTGAATATCAAGGGACTTGCTCGAACTAAGCTAGCCAAATCAATACATGATGCAGCGTGGGGGTCATTTCTGGAAATCTTACAAGCAGTGGCGGTCAAACGCGGTTTGTTAGTCCAGAAAGTTAACCCACGGGGGACAAGTATTGAGTGTTTCAATTGTGGTTCTAGGGTTGAAAAAAGTTTGAGTGAGCGCGTTCATTATTGTTCCAGTTGTGAAGTTAAAATTGACCGCGATTGGAACAGTGGCATCAACATTCTGAATCGTGCATTAATGGCGGTTGGACTGCCGCTCAATGGCTGTGGGAAATCGATACAGGATATCGAGGAGCAGCAAGTCTCATTCGTGAGTTTGGGAAGCCTACATCATAATCTTTGATTTGATCTAGGAGTGGTCACAATAAGCTGGTTCATTCCCCGGCTTCCACTTAATATTGCAACCAATACTAGGCTTTTGCTCAGAATTCACCGGTTGCGACCCTAGCACCGCATCAATAGCTGCTCGTAAATCCTTACCCGTAACTGGTATACCATTACTAGGACGACTATCATCCAATTGACCTCTGTAAACCAGCTCCTGGTTAGCATCGAATAGAAAAAAATCTGGGGTACAAGCAGCTGTATAGGTCTGAGCCGTTTCCTGAGTCTGATCATGACAGAAGGGAAAGGTGAATCCCAGCTCCTGAGCCATTTCCTTAAGTTTATCGGGAGCATCATCTGGGTAATTATCCGCATCATTAGCGCTAATCGCCACCATACCGAGATTAGCATCGGCATAGTCTTTCCCTAGCTTGGCCAATTCTCCCTGTACATGTTTAACAAAAGGACAATGGCGGCAGATAAACATGACCAGTAACCCCTGCTTACCCGCAAAGGTCTCTAAGGAAATCGTCTCGCCAGACACTGCATCCGGTAACTGAAACTCTGGTGCTTTGGTACCTAAGGACAACATTGTCGAGTTAACTAGTGCCATCGTTTTACTCCTAAACTATTGCGGTGAAAACTGATATTCTTCTAACCTTGCCTACCATATCAGATCCCAACAACCTTGGCCTTTCGGCTACGTGATCGCTTTCAACCTTGGCCTATTGGCCACGCGATCGCGTTCAACCAACCAACCTTCAACCAACCAACCTTGGCCTATTGGCCACGCGATCGCGTTCAACCAACCAACCAATCTTCAACCAACCAACCTTGGCCTATTGGCCACGCGATCGCGTTCAACCAACCAACCAATCTTCAACCAACCAACCTTGGCCTATTGGCCACGCGATCGCGTTCAACCAACCAACCTTCAACCAACCAACCTTCAACCAACCAACCTTCAACCAAACCACCAAAAAAACGTGGTATAATAGATCAACTTCCTAGAGGTAGTTGTTTGGAAGAGGTAATCAGAAAGCAACGGAAAATTCTGGTGCCAGCCGTTACCGATGATGAATGGGAGTGTCAATGTTTCAGGTGTTGCAGCAAAGGCGAGTAAAGGGTGAAGATCCCTATCAAACCCTTGTCTTAATACACTGGCCTTTCGGCCAAGCTACGGGAACGTGCTATCGAGTAAACCACAACCGTTGACCAAGGGTGGAAACCCTAATGGTTTCCAGTAGTCAATCATGGTAGAAACCCCCCCATCAACGCGCTCCATGGCTCTACGCAATCGGTTTACGTTTCATTACCAAGTCAGCAGAGGGGATAGTCAGGGGGTAAATCCGATTTCGGCAGAAGCACAACAGTTGGAATAAATATGACCGTCCAACCCAAAGATTTCAATGGCAATAACAATGAATCATTAAGAATGCTAGCACGGGCGATCGCATTTTCTAAGGGACAATTTTCTCTGATTTTAGCCCGTTGTAATTATCAATCATTGCGGCAGCGATTAACACAACAACTGACAGAACACTACCAGATTAAGTTTCACTCCAGGGCTTTGGCCTCATCGGCTACAAACCTCTATAGCAATGTTCAAGCGGAACTGACATCAATACTACCCGATGCCCTTATTGTTCACAATTTGGAATTAGTTAGGGATATTGATCGGCTATTGGTTTCTACCAATAATGCACGGGATGAATTTCGCAAAACCTTCCCCTTCCCCCTGGTGTTATGGGTAACCGATCAGGTCCAGCACAAGCTGAGGCGAGTAGCACCAGATTTCACCAGTTGGGCTGCTACTCCCATTGGCTTTGAGATGGCAACGGATGAGTTAATTGATTTTATCGAGCAAACGGTCAATCACGTCTATGGCAAAGTATTAAACTCTGGTGCTGGCAGATTTCTAGACAATGATGACTTGAATTTGGGCATTGGTTCCACTCGCCGCACCGAGTTAAAGTCAGCCCAGAATGAGCTAAACCATCGTAACGTCAGATTAGACCCACCCTTAGAAGCTAGCTTAGAATTTGTCTTGGGTCGTGCCGCTGATGGGTCATCACAAGAGTCTCTGGAACATTATCAGCGTAGTTTAGCCCTTTGGCAGCAGATTGAGCCAGAGGCCAGGGAAACCCAGGAAAAACCCCAAACATTCACCTCCTCATCAGAGCGGGTTGGATGCTTACTGTACTATTTAGGATTATGGTGGCGTACCTATGCTGAGAGACATCGGGCTGAACATCAAGTCGCTTGTAATCATGCCGCAGAGTATTATCAGCAATGTATTAAAGTCTTTGAACAGGCTGAGCGACCAGACTTAGTTGCCAAGTTTATTAATCCTTGGGCAGAGGTACTGCAACGACTGGGACAGTGGGATGAGTTGGAAGCGGTTGCTAACACAGCCTTGACTCTCCATCAAAGCTATGGTAATTCCTTTAGACTAGCGCGAGCCCATGGCTTTTTAGCAGAAGTCGCCTTATGGAAATCTGATTGGACTAACGCGCAACAGTTAGCCCAACAGGCCCTGTTAATCTTAGAAGAGGCATTGTCTGAATTCTGTACACCAACCTCATGCTCACTCGATACCGATTGTGATTGGGAGCGCTCATTTCACCAAGGTTGGTATTTATTGTCTCTAGCGCGATCGCATCGTGGGGCCGCGCGATCGCAACAGCAACAGCAGCAAGCTAAAATCCAAGACAGTCTGACAACTCTGGAAACGGCTAAAGCCAGAACCAAACCCCAGTACGATCCAGAGCTTTACATTCGGATTTTAGAAGAATTGCGCCAGTGCTACTGCCAACAAGGTAACTATTTGACGGCTTTTCGGGTTAAACAAGAACGACGCTCCATTGAGCAGCAGTACAATTTTCGAGCCTTTATTGGTGCTGGTCGATTGCAGCCTAAACAACAGGTAACTAACCCAGCATTACCGGATCTAGAACCCCACAATTCTGTCACCCCAGCCATTGCGGCCTCTGGTAGACAAGGGGATGTCAATCGCTTAATGCAACGTATGGGCCGTAGTGACCATAAACTAACGGTAATTTATGGTCAATCAGGAGTAGGTAAAAGTTCCCTTGTCCAAGCTGGGTTAATTCCCACCTTGAAACAAAAAACCATTGGCTCCCGTGAGGTGTTAACGGTTTTCCAGCAAGTTTATACCGATTGGATTCCGGAATTTGGGAAAGCATTAGCCAAGTCTCTGGCAAAAAAACACCTGATTAAGTATCATGGTAATACTCTAGAAACAACAGTCGCAATTCTCAAGACATTCTGGGAAATAACAGAAGACAATATCCTAGTGGTTTTAGTCTTTGACCAATTTGAAGAATTTTTCTTTGCTGCAAAAGACATAAAACAACGAATGGTTTTATATGACTTCCTGAAGAGCTGTTTGAATATTCCCTATGTTAAAATTATTTTATCCCTTCGAGAAGATGACCTTCATTATTTGTTAGAGTGTAACCGTCTAATTAACTTAGATGTCATTAACAACAATATTTTAGATAAAACGATTCTTTACTATCTCGGTAACTTTTCCCCAGAGGAAGCTAAATCAGTTATTCAAAGCTTAACTGAACACACGGCATATTCTCTAGAGCCAACC
Encoded proteins:
- a CDS encoding thioredoxin family protein, which codes for MALVNSTMLSLGTKAPEFQLPDAVSGETISLETFAGKQGLLVMFICRHCPFVKHVQGELAKLGKDYADANLGMVAISANDADNYPDDAPDKLKEMAQELGFTFPFCHDQTQETAQTYTAACTPDFFLFDANQELVYRGQLDDSRPSNGIPVTGKDLRAAIDAVLGSQPVNSEQKPSIGCNIKWKPGNEPAYCDHS
- a CDS encoding transposase — encoded protein: MLITYCYRIKPSPEQIAIMERWLELLRRHWNYALGQRLDWLNRTRSPIDRCSLISEAIGEIPEAVNYYTQQAALKETKRLFPEYKQIYAETQQVNLQRLNKAWDRWRKPDATGFRGGRPRFKKPGYLRSFVFPRVNNSRAGAHLINGVLKLSRIGSMPVVMHRQLPDGFALKQCTIIKKADGWYCCISMKDDTVPELLPVDSVKSAVGIDVGLEKFLTTSDGEAVPIPQFYRNAQNRLAQAQQVMSRRVKGSKNWEKAKNKVALLNLHLARCRKEFHYQVAHWLCSKYDLIAHEDLNIKGLARTKLAKSIHDAAWGSFLEILQAVAVKRGLLVQKVNPRGTSIECFNCGSRVEKSLSERVHYCSSCEVKIDRDWNSGINILNRALMAVGLPLNGCGKSIQDIEEQQVSFVSLGSLHHNL